A region of Candidatus Zixiibacteriota bacterium DNA encodes the following proteins:
- a CDS encoding Rieske 2Fe-2S domain-containing protein — protein MADFVEICPVGDIPATEPLTLEVDGIPIAIGRVGDKFYAIEDRCPHQGSSFDGGEIEDDILTCPLHGWRTNLVTGQSLDVPSLHVKTFPVEIRDGKVYLKLD, from the coding sequence GTGGCTGACTTCGTCGAAATCTGCCCCGTTGGTGACATCCCCGCCACCGAACCCCTCACCCTCGAGGTCGATGGTATTCCCATTGCCATCGGCCGCGTCGGCGACAAATTCTACGCCATCGAGGATCGCTGCCCCCACCAGGGCTCCAGTTTCGATGGCGGTGAAATCGAGGACGACATTCTCACTTGCCCCCTCCATGGCTGGCGCACCAATCTCGTCACCGGCCAATCGCTCGATGTCCCCAGCCTCCACGTCAAAACCTTTCCCGTCGAAATCCGCGACGGCAAGGTCTACCTGAAACTCGACTGA